The window CAGGACCTGCTCGACCACCGGATGGCGGCCCTGGCTGATGCGCATGCACGGCTCGTCGACGAACCGTGGGCAGTTCAGGTCGAGGGTCAGCGCACGTTCGGCGAGGTTGCTCAGCACGTCCAGTTCGGCCAGTGCGGCGGCGGTGTCCTGCAGCGGCGGCAGCTCGCCGATCAGGGTTTCCAGCAGCGCCTCGTAGAGCATCTTCTCCCGGGCCAGCGCACGGCTCTTGGCCGACAGCGCCTTGTCTTCGAACTCCTTGAGTTCCGGGGTGATGAAGCGCTCGGCACCCTTGAGGGTCTGGCGCCGGATGTAGTCGGCCGGTGCCGATTCGGCCTGCTTGCTCGGCAGTTCGATGAAGTAGCCGTGTACACGGTTGTAGCCGACCTTGAGGTTGGCCAGGCCCGTGCGGGCCTTTTCCCGGGCTTCCAGGTCGATCAGGAACTGGCCGGCGTTTTCGCTGAGCGACAGCAGCTCGTCCAGCTCGGCGTCGTAGCCGGTCTTCAGGACGCCGCCGTCACGGATCACCGCCGGCGGGTTATCGATGATAGCGCGCTCCAGCAGGATCGCCAGTTCCGGGTAGGTGCGGGCAGTGGCGGCCAGTTGCTTGAGGTGCGGGGCGTCCAGTTCGAGCATCGCGTCCTGCAGTTGCGGCAGGGCCCCGAGGGCATCGCGCAGGCGCGCCAGGTCGCGTGGACGGGCATTGCGCAGGCCGATCCGGGCGAGAATCCGCTCGATATCGCCGATTTCCTTGAGCTGGGGTTGCAGCCGTTCGAAGCGATAGCCTTCCAGCAGGCAGCCGATGGAGGCCTGTCGTGCGGTGAGGATCTTCAGGTCACGCAGCGGACGGTTCAGCCAGCGGGTCAGCAGGCGACTGCCCATGGCGGTCTGGCAACGGTCGACCACCGATTGCAGGGTGTTGTCGCGACCACCGGCGAGGTTGGTGTCCAGCTCCAGGTTGCGGCGGCTGGCGGCGTCGAGCACCACGGTGTCGTCCAGGCGCTCATGGCGCAGGCTGCGCAGGTGCGGCAGGGCGGTCCGCTGGGTTTCCTTGGCGTAGCCGAGCAGGCAGCCGGCGGCGCCGATGGCCAGGGTCAGGGTTTCGCAGCCGAAGCCCTTGAGGTCCTGCACGGAAAACTGCTGGCAGAGGCTTTTATGAGCGGAGTCGCGTTCGAAATCCCACGGTGCACGGCGACGGCTGCCACGGCGCTTCTCGGCAGGCAGGCCTTGTGGCCAGTCGTCCGGGATCAGCAACTCCACCGGGTTGATTCGCTCGAGTTCGGCGAGCAGGTTTTCCCAGCCCTTGATTTCCAGCACGCTGAAATTGCCGCTGGTAATGTCCAGCACCGCCAGGCCGAACAGCCGCTCGTCACCGAGCACGGCGGCGATCAGGTTGTCGCGGCGCTCGTCGAGCAGGGCTTCGTCACTGATGGTGCCGGGGGTGATGATCCGCACCACCTGGCGTTCCACCGGGCCCTTGCTGGTCGCCGGGTCGCCGATCTGTTCGCAGATCACCACCGATTCACCGAGTTTCACCAGCTTGGCCAGGTAGCCTTCGAGCGAGTGAAAGGGAATCCCGCACATCGGGATCGATTGCCCCGCCGACTGCCCGCGTGCAGTCAGGGTGATGTCCAGCAGCTTGGCG of the Pseudomonas vanderleydeniana genome contains:
- the mutS gene encoding DNA mismatch repair protein MutS; amino-acid sequence: MSDLSSHTPMMQQYWRLKNQHPDQLMFYRMGDFYEIFYEDAKKAAKLLDITLTARGQSAGQSIPMCGIPFHSLEGYLAKLVKLGESVVICEQIGDPATSKGPVERQVVRIITPGTISDEALLDERRDNLIAAVLGDERLFGLAVLDITSGNFSVLEIKGWENLLAELERINPVELLIPDDWPQGLPAEKRRGSRRRAPWDFERDSAHKSLCQQFSVQDLKGFGCETLTLAIGAAGCLLGYAKETQRTALPHLRSLRHERLDDTVVLDAASRRNLELDTNLAGGRDNTLQSVVDRCQTAMGSRLLTRWLNRPLRDLKILTARQASIGCLLEGYRFERLQPQLKEIGDIERILARIGLRNARPRDLARLRDALGALPQLQDAMLELDAPHLKQLAATARTYPELAILLERAIIDNPPAVIRDGGVLKTGYDAELDELLSLSENAGQFLIDLEAREKARTGLANLKVGYNRVHGYFIELPSKQAESAPADYIRRQTLKGAERFITPELKEFEDKALSAKSRALAREKMLYEALLETLIGELPPLQDTAAALAELDVLSNLAERALTLDLNCPRFVDEPCMRISQGRHPVVEQVLTTPFVANDLALDDNTRMLVITGPNMGGKSTYMRQTALIVLLAHIGSYVPAASCELSPVDRIFTRIGSSDDLAGGRSTFMVEMSETANILHNATERSLVLMDEVGRGTSTFDGLSLAWAAAERLAHLRAYTLFATHYFELTVLPESEPLVANVHLNATEHNERIVFLHHVLPGPASQSYGLAVAQLAGVPGDVIRRAREHLSRLETTSLPHEAPVAKAGKPSVPQQSDLFASLPHPVLDELAKLDLDDLTPRRALEMLYTLKTRI